DNA from Flavobacterium aestivum:
AAAGCGGAATGTACATTTCGTTTGAAGAACCACAATCTGCCATTACCGAAGGGCAATTTGCCGCTTGGTATCTTGGTGAGGAGTTGATAGGTTCTGGGGTTATCTCTTAATGTTTAAAATACATAAGGAGCAGTATTGCAAGGAATAATATTTTATTAGATTTTAAAAAGCTAAACTATTTATTATGAAAAAAAAATACCTTTTAGTTCTGTTATTGGTTTCAATATCTGCTTTTTCTCAAGAAGATGCCTGGGTATATTTTAAAGTTAAAAATAATTCGCAATCCTATTTTGATAGTCCTTTGCAAATGCTTACTCAAAGAGCATTGGATAGGAGAACAAAGCAAAATATAGCTTTAGATTCAAAAGATATTCCGATTGATCCTAGTTATATTAGCCAAGTAAAAGCAGCTCCAGGAATTACAATTATGGCAAAATCCAAATGGTTGAATGCCTTGCATATCCGAGGAACTCAAGCAAATATCAATTCCCTAAAATTATTCTCTTTTGTGGATAAAGTTGATTTTGCCAATAAATCACTCAATCAGTCTGGAAAAAAAGCTTCAACTGCCAAGATGAAAGCCGTCAATAAGGTTTTAGAAACGCAAGTAAATTTTGCTTACGGTAGTTCGGCTAACCAAATAAAAATGCTAAATGGTGATCTTTTACACCAACAAGATTATACAGGCTCCGGAAAAATAATAGCCGTTATGGATGCTGGTTTTCCAGGAGTTGATACGGCACAACCTTTCCAACGATTAAGAACTAAGAATCAGATATTGGGAGGTTTTAATTTTGTGAATAGAAATGCCAATTTTTATACTGGGGCTTCACACGGGACTATGGTACTTTCTTGCATGGGAGGTTATAAAGATGGGGAGTTAGTGGGAACAGCTCCTGATGCTTCTTATTATTTATTTATAACTGAAAATGATGCTTCGGAAAATCCTGTTGAAGAGTCTTTATGGGTAGAAGCAGCTGAGAAAGCAGATAGCCTAGGAGTAGATGTTATTAACTCCTCATTGGGGTATTTCGATTACGACAATACCTCTTATAGTCATTCTTATGCTGACATGGATGGCAAAACAGCTTTTATGACTCGTGGTGCAGAAATAGCTTTTAGCCGGGGGATGATAGTGGTGTCTTCTGCAGGAAATGAAGGGAATACAGTAGAACCACATATTGGAGTG
Protein-coding regions in this window:
- a CDS encoding S8 family serine peptidase; protein product: MKKKYLLVLLLVSISAFSQEDAWVYFKVKNNSQSYFDSPLQMLTQRALDRRTKQNIALDSKDIPIDPSYISQVKAAPGITIMAKSKWLNALHIRGTQANINSLKLFSFVDKVDFANKSLNQSGKKASTAKMKAVNKVLETQVNFAYGSSANQIKMLNGDLLHQQDYTGSGKIIAVMDAGFPGVDTAQPFQRLRTKNQILGGFNFVNRNANFYTGASHGTMVLSCMGGYKDGELVGTAPDASYYLFITENDASENPVEESLWVEAAEKADSLGVDVINSSLGYFDYDNTSYSHSYADMDGKTAFMTRGAEIAFSRGMIVVSSAGNEGNTVEPHIGVPADGISVLTVGAVTSTKTVAGFSSIGPSFDGRVKPDVMAQGQADVVSDPSGNITTANGTSFSSPIMAGMVACLWQAYPNKTNKQIRDLIVKSADRYLVPTTQYGYGIPNFSLALSNGLGVHDFSKTDVFLYPNPVNDFSTVSFSENLDGGVFQIYTMLGQKIMEQTITNDSPTISLKALQSGVYVYKMDYNGKTKTGKLIKQ